One window from the genome of Dolosigranulum savutiense encodes:
- the rbsK gene encoding ribokinase: MKRITVIGSISTDFFATAPRFPQKGETITGFSFDTGFGGKGANQAVAISKLGGTVSMIGAVGSDRFAEALINNLTENGIDADNVERVTDINSGSALITLAEQDNNIIYIPGANSKVSEEIIHSSKQIILESDLIVIQNEIPEKTVEYVINLCQKAGVPILLNPAPARKIDRALIDQVTYLTPNETECEVLFPNKDIKSVLKEYPNKLIVTLGSEGVIYHNGNNIVKVDPIEPEEIVDTTGAGDTFNGALSIAIVNDFSLEQAIKFANLAASISIEKLGAQTGSPTLSVMKERNTYEKTWDFK; the protein is encoded by the coding sequence ATGAAGAGAATTACTGTAATCGGAAGTATTTCAACGGATTTTTTTGCAACAGCGCCGAGGTTTCCACAAAAAGGTGAAACGATAACTGGATTTTCATTTGACACTGGATTTGGTGGGAAAGGGGCTAATCAAGCAGTTGCTATATCAAAACTAGGTGGAACTGTTTCAATGATTGGAGCTGTTGGGTCAGATCGATTTGCAGAGGCGTTAATTAATAACCTAACAGAAAATGGGATAGATGCTGACAATGTGGAACGGGTTACAGATATAAATTCAGGTTCTGCGTTGATCACGCTAGCTGAGCAGGATAATAATATTATTTATATTCCTGGTGCCAATAGTAAAGTGTCAGAAGAAATTATTCATAGTTCAAAACAAATTATCTTGGAATCAGATTTAATAGTGATTCAGAATGAAATACCAGAAAAAACAGTTGAGTATGTTATTAATCTCTGTCAGAAAGCAGGAGTCCCTATATTATTAAATCCAGCTCCAGCTAGAAAAATAGACCGAGCACTTATTGATCAAGTAACATATTTAACTCCAAATGAAACAGAATGTGAAGTTCTCTTTCCAAATAAAGATATTAAATCAGTACTTAAAGAATATCCGAATAAACTAATAGTTACTTTAGGGTCTGAAGGTGTGATATATCATAATGGTAACAATATAGTAAAGGTAGATCCAATTGAACCGGAAGAGATTGTTGATACGACTGGAGCAGGAGATACATTTAATGGTGCTTTATCAATAGCAATAGTTAATGACTTTTCATTAGAACAAGCTATAAAATTTGCTAACTTAGCTGCCTCTATATCGATTGAAAAACTTGGAGCACAAACAGGGAGCCCCACTTTAAGTGTAATGAAGGAGAGAAATACGTATGAAAAAACATGGGATTTTAAATAG
- a CDS encoding LacI family DNA-binding transcriptional regulator: protein MKDVANEANVSVATVSRSINNSGYVSKEAQHSINEAIQKLNYVPNEVARSLYKKTSRMIGMLIPDVTNPYFNMIVKGAEEFLSLHGYMLIVGDISENIKKEEQYLQYFLQYNISGLLIATGVNKKIGKDIPRVYLDRIFENKVYSVLNDDYYGGKIAAKSVKNSAHRVVILKGPDKLPSSKERLNGALEVLRDKEVYIFETHTHSPEKANIIAKEVLDKFPQADTILSSNDIFALSILKEIQNRDKKVPNDIQVVGYDGISFGEYTSPGLTTVAQPAEKIGKSAAEMLIKIIENKNIISQNIKLKPKLIKRESIRE from the coding sequence ATGAAGGATGTAGCAAATGAAGCAAATGTTTCTGTTGCCACAGTTTCTAGATCAATAAATAATAGTGGTTATGTAAGTAAAGAAGCGCAACATAGTATTAACGAAGCTATACAAAAATTGAATTATGTACCGAATGAAGTTGCCAGATCATTATATAAGAAAACATCGAGAATGATTGGAATGCTCATTCCAGATGTTACTAATCCATATTTTAATATGATTGTTAAGGGTGCAGAAGAATTCCTATCTTTACATGGATACATGCTTATAGTTGGTGATATATCAGAAAATATTAAAAAAGAAGAACAGTATCTTCAATACTTCCTACAGTACAATATAAGTGGCTTATTAATAGCTACTGGTGTCAATAAGAAAATAGGGAAAGATATACCAAGAGTTTATTTAGATAGAATTTTTGAGAATAAAGTATATAGCGTGTTAAATGATGATTACTACGGTGGAAAAATTGCTGCTAAAAGTGTAAAAAATTCTGCGCATAGAGTAGTTATTTTAAAAGGACCAGATAAGTTACCTAGTTCAAAAGAAAGACTTAACGGAGCTTTGGAGGTTCTTCGTGATAAAGAAGTTTATATTTTCGAAACTCATACTCATAGTCCTGAAAAAGCTAATATAATAGCTAAAGAAGTGTTAGATAAGTTTCCACAGGCTGATACAATTCTATCATCTAATGATATTTTTGCTCTTTCAATTTTGAAAGAGATTCAAAATAGAGATAAAAAAGTACCCAATGATATTCAGGTTGTTGGTTATGACGGAATATCATTCGGGGAGTATACATCACCAGGACTTACTACAGTAGCACAGCCAGCAGAAAAAATTGGAAAATCAGCAGCTGAGATGCTTATAAAAATAATTGAGAATAAAAATATTATTAGTCAAAATATTAAATTAAAACCAAAATTAATTAAACGAGAATCAATTAGGGAGTGA
- the rpsI gene encoding 30S ribosomal protein S9, producing the protein MAKVQYFGTGRRKNSTARVILEPGSGTITINGKDINEYLNYDHHRLIVNQPFETTDTKGSYDVRVKVQGGGYAGQAGAVRHGIARALLEVDPDFRGPLKAAGLLTRDSRMKERMKPGRKKARKSPQFSKR; encoded by the coding sequence TTGGCTAAAGTACAATATTTTGGAACAGGTCGTCGTAAGAACTCAACAGCTCGTGTTATTCTAGAGCCAGGTTCTGGTACGATCACAATTAATGGGAAAGATATCAATGAATACTTGAACTATGACCACCACCGTCTGATTGTTAACCAACCATTCGAAACAACAGACACAAAAGGTAGTTATGACGTTCGCGTAAAAGTTCAAGGAGGCGGCTACGCAGGACAAGCAGGTGCAGTTCGTCACGGAATTGCTCGTGCACTCCTCGAAGTAGACCCAGACTTCCGCGGACCACTTAAAGCAGCTGGACTCCTCACACGTGACTCACGTATGAAAGAACGTATGAAACCAGGTCGCAAAAAAGCGCGTAAATCACCACAATTCTCAAAACGTTAA
- the rplM gene encoding 50S ribosomal protein L13 — MRTTYMAKESDIERKWHVVDATDIPLGRLSAAVAKILRGKHKPTYTPHVDTGDYVIILNASNVKLTGNKASDKIYSRHTGYPGGLKQISAGELRERKPERLVELSIKGMLPSGPLGRKQAKKLFVYADGEHKHQAQQPQELDIKNLI, encoded by the coding sequence ATGCGCACAACTTATATGGCAAAAGAGAGCGATATCGAGCGTAAGTGGCATGTAGTTGACGCGACGGATATTCCATTAGGTCGTTTGTCAGCTGCGGTTGCTAAAATTTTACGCGGAAAACACAAACCAACTTACACACCTCACGTTGATACAGGGGATTACGTTATTATCTTAAACGCAAGCAACGTGAAATTAACAGGAAACAAAGCAAGTGACAAGATTTACTCACGTCACACAGGATATCCTGGTGGTTTAAAACAAATTTCAGCAGGTGAATTGCGTGAGCGCAAACCTGAACGCTTGGTTGAATTATCAATTAAAGGAATGCTACCAAGTGGACCATTAGGACGTAAACAAGCGAAAAAATTATTCGTTTACGCTGATGGTGAACACAAGCACCAAGCACAACAGCCACAAGAACTCGACATTAAAAACTTAATCTAA
- a CDS encoding NADH-dependent flavin oxidoreductase — MTETTYSKLFKPVTLPNGIVLPNRFCMCPVTTNSSTREGFVTQEDIDYARRRSHSAPLQVTSAAYIEPYGQLFEFSFSIDDDRSIPGLTKLAEAMQQDGAHGIIQLAHAGRFSTQAIKDYGVSYGPSAMELKTPIPHQVLAMSERKIRHVIQAYGDATRRAIKAGFSGVEISMAQRLLPQTFFSTFSNKRDDQYGTDSLENRARLTLEIFEEVQRVIDEEAPDNFILGFRGTPEETRGDEVGYSIEEYLTLLDWVLEIANVQYFAVASWGKNIYLNKVRSQGNYHGQYVNEVVQHHLSGRTVTMATGGINSPYKALEALENGDMVGLSSVFVTEPDFVTKIEDGRAEDIDLGIDLDNIDELAIPQAAFKDLIKLMDLGQSLSKDTTSTLKELEKNYTK; from the coding sequence ATGACTGAAACGACTTATTCTAAGCTGTTTAAACCGGTAACTTTACCGAACGGAATCGTTCTACCTAACCGTTTCTGTATGTGTCCGGTCACCACCAATTCCTCGACGCGAGAAGGATTCGTCACACAAGAAGATATTGATTATGCTCGACGCCGTAGTCACTCAGCTCCACTGCAAGTAACGAGTGCCGCTTATATCGAGCCTTATGGTCAACTGTTTGAGTTTTCATTTAGTATTGACGATGATCGCTCAATTCCTGGCCTGACGAAATTGGCTGAAGCAATGCAACAAGATGGAGCTCACGGTATCATCCAACTTGCACATGCGGGCCGATTCTCTACTCAAGCCATCAAAGATTATGGCGTGTCTTATGGACCAAGTGCAATGGAGTTGAAGACACCGATCCCTCACCAAGTACTCGCAATGAGTGAACGAAAGATTAGACATGTCATCCAAGCTTACGGTGACGCTACGAGACGGGCAATTAAGGCCGGCTTTAGTGGCGTTGAAATCTCAATGGCCCAGCGATTGTTACCCCAAACATTCTTCTCCACCTTCTCCAACAAGCGTGATGATCAATATGGCACGGATTCGTTGGAGAACCGTGCGCGGTTAACACTGGAAATCTTTGAAGAAGTTCAGCGGGTTATCGATGAAGAAGCCCCTGATAATTTCATTTTAGGCTTCCGCGGCACCCCTGAGGAAACACGGGGAGATGAAGTAGGCTACAGCATTGAAGAATACTTAACCTTATTAGACTGGGTTTTAGAGATAGCCAATGTCCAGTATTTTGCTGTTGCTAGCTGGGGGAAAAATATTTATCTCAATAAAGTTCGCTCTCAAGGAAACTATCACGGCCAATACGTCAATGAAGTTGTGCAACATCACTTATCAGGGCGTACAGTTACCATGGCGACGGGTGGTATTAATTCACCATACAAAGCACTCGAAGCGCTCGAAAATGGGGATATGGTTGGTCTCTCTAGTGTATTCGTCACTGAGCCCGATTTTGTCACAAAAATTGAAGACGGACGAGCAGAAGACATTGACTTAGGGATTGACTTAGACAACATAGATGAATTAGCTATCCCACAAGCCGCCTTCAAAGACTTAATTAAATTAATGGATCTCGGACAATCCCTGTCCAAAGACACAACATCCACCCTAAAAGAACTCGAAAAAAATTATACAAAATAA
- a CDS encoding MetQ/NlpA family ABC transporter substrate-binding protein, with translation MKHIKTLLKAAVLFLVSFIIVACTSQDAGSKDTDTTTQDDTAQETTTDSGEPTVIKVGMANELTKATWDDVGKRLLEKENIKVETQVFSDFSTPNRALSDGDIDLNAYQYISFLAQYNQDADTELRPIGYAYLPPLAMFAKEGIESIDDIPEGAKISFTEDPTNTDNTLLQLEKMGLIEVEHKPGERLTIDDVTKNPKNLEFVPLASPEVVRSLLTGDVDLMITGLSMSTDGGLDPEDALYIEDPADTPYYYKVMIVSQEDRVDDEVLQKAVAEFQSEETRQFVEENFGQSYLPAWTEGETPLEDYDKYVEEFMKN, from the coding sequence ATGAAACATATAAAAACATTACTGAAAGCAGCTGTACTATTCTTAGTATCATTTATTATTGTTGCTTGTACGAGCCAAGATGCTGGATCTAAAGATACGGATACAACTACCCAAGATGACACCGCACAAGAAACGACGACAGATAGTGGAGAGCCCACTGTTATTAAAGTCGGCATGGCTAATGAGCTTACTAAAGCAACTTGGGATGACGTGGGTAAACGTTTATTAGAAAAAGAAAATATTAAGGTAGAAACTCAAGTCTTCAGTGATTTCAGCACACCTAACCGTGCACTTAGTGATGGGGACATTGACTTAAATGCTTACCAATACATTTCATTCTTGGCCCAATACAATCAAGATGCCGATACTGAATTACGTCCAATCGGTTATGCTTACTTGCCACCACTAGCTATGTTTGCTAAAGAGGGGATTGAATCAATTGATGATATTCCTGAAGGAGCTAAAATTTCATTCACAGAAGATCCGACGAACACAGATAATACCTTGCTTCAATTAGAAAAAATGGGCTTAATCGAAGTAGAACACAAACCGGGTGAACGTCTAACAATTGATGATGTCACTAAAAACCCTAAAAATCTTGAATTTGTTCCGCTAGCAAGCCCAGAGGTGGTTCGTTCATTGCTTACTGGTGATGTGGACTTAATGATTACCGGATTATCTATGTCAACAGATGGTGGTCTAGATCCTGAAGATGCTCTCTACATTGAAGATCCCGCTGACACACCTTACTACTACAAAGTTATGATTGTCTCTCAAGAAGATCGTGTTGATGATGAAGTTCTCCAAAAAGCGGTAGCAGAATTCCAGAGCGAAGAAACTCGACAATTTGTGGAAGAAAACTTCGGTCAATCCTACTTGCCAGCTTGGACAGAAGGAGAAACACCGCTAGAAGACTATGATAAATATGTTGAAGAGTTTATGAAGAACTAA
- a CDS encoding MetQ/NlpA family ABC transporter substrate-binding protein, translating to MKQLKVFFRASLLLLVSFIIVACGNQDSSNASTTNQDVVTNDEEPTVVKVGMGTEDGRIMWEEIGERLLEHENIKIEPVVINDFYQLNRALSDGDIDMNLYQYISFLAQYNEDAGTELRPIGYGSIPPIAIFADPSIQSIDDIPDGARVSFTDDPVNIDNSLIQLKTAGLIEVEEVEGERLSIDKITNNPKNLEFIPLEGPEVARSLATGDVDVMITGLSMANDAGFKPEDALYIEDTDKTPYYYQVMMVTNKDRVDDEVLKTVVDYYQSEETVKSEKARRGDAYVPAWHEGETPLEDYDKYVEEFMKN from the coding sequence ATGAAACAATTGAAAGTTTTTTTCAGAGCATCACTGCTACTATTAGTATCGTTTATCATCGTAGCGTGTGGAAACCAAGACTCTAGTAATGCATCCACAACTAACCAAGATGTTGTAACTAATGATGAGGAGCCAACTGTTGTCAAAGTCGGTATGGGAACTGAAGATGGTCGCATCATGTGGGAAGAAATTGGAGAACGTCTATTAGAGCACGAAAATATTAAAATAGAACCCGTTGTTATTAACGACTTTTATCAACTCAATCGTGCACTAAGTGACGGAGATATTGATATGAATCTTTATCAATATATATCTTTCCTCGCTCAGTACAACGAAGATGCTGGAACAGAATTACGTCCAATTGGATATGGTTCTATTCCACCAATTGCCATTTTTGCTGATCCATCAATTCAGTCGATTGATGACATTCCAGACGGTGCTCGTGTATCATTTACGGATGACCCGGTTAATATTGACAACTCATTAATTCAATTAAAAACGGCCGGCTTAATTGAAGTTGAAGAAGTTGAAGGAGAACGACTAAGTATTGACAAAATCACTAACAATCCGAAAAACTTAGAATTTATTCCACTTGAAGGCCCTGAAGTTGCTCGTTCATTAGCAACAGGTGATGTGGACGTGATGATCACCGGTCTTTCGATGGCTAATGATGCTGGATTCAAACCAGAAGATGCACTTTATATTGAAGATACTGACAAAACACCTTATTACTACCAAGTTATGATGGTTACAAATAAAGATCGGGTAGATGATGAAGTGCTCAAAACAGTTGTTGACTACTATCAATCAGAAGAAACTGTGAAATCCGAAAAAGCTCGTCGTGGTGATGCATATGTTCCCGCATGGCATGAAGGAGAAACACCGCTAGAAGACTATGATAAATACGTTGAAGAGTTTATGAAGAACTAA
- a CDS encoding nitronate monooxygenase, whose amino-acid sequence MTKPLTELLGIQYPIIQGGMARISDSTLVSAVSEAGGFGVLTSVGYTKEELRQEIRRVKSLTEHPFGVNLMLQQDNIPEIVEVILTEKVTAVTTGAGSPKAFAADLQAAGIKVIPVVSQVKHAVKMAKLGVDAIIAEGYEAGGHVGLTATLPLIQQLRKKVELPIIAAGGIGSGEAILAMEALGAIGVQIGSLFLTAEECALGQRYKQALIDADDVATALTGLSWGLPVRNIANELIQDCLKKEFSGANYEAIRPMLYESYVRAVEQDDVERGSVMTGQIAGMIDRIQPAATIIEALMASYHEAKERI is encoded by the coding sequence ATGACTAAGCCGTTAACAGAACTATTAGGGATACAATATCCGATTATTCAAGGGGGTATGGCTCGGATCTCTGATAGCACCTTAGTTAGTGCGGTAAGCGAAGCAGGTGGATTTGGGGTGCTCACATCAGTTGGATACACCAAGGAGGAATTACGACAAGAAATTCGGCGAGTTAAATCATTAACTGAGCATCCATTTGGTGTTAATTTAATGTTACAACAAGATAATATTCCCGAAATAGTGGAAGTGATATTAACTGAAAAGGTCACTGCTGTAACCACCGGAGCAGGCTCACCGAAGGCTTTCGCAGCTGATTTACAAGCAGCAGGGATTAAAGTGATACCGGTAGTGTCTCAAGTTAAGCATGCGGTTAAAATGGCTAAATTAGGTGTAGATGCTATTATTGCTGAAGGGTATGAGGCAGGTGGACATGTTGGCTTGACAGCGACTTTACCGCTTATTCAGCAGTTACGAAAAAAAGTGGAATTACCTATTATTGCAGCGGGCGGCATTGGGAGTGGCGAGGCGATATTGGCCATGGAAGCCTTGGGAGCAATCGGGGTGCAGATTGGGTCGCTATTCCTGACAGCAGAAGAATGTGCGCTGGGTCAACGCTATAAGCAGGCGCTTATCGATGCCGATGATGTTGCGACAGCTCTGACAGGTTTATCATGGGGACTTCCGGTGCGTAATATTGCGAATGAACTTATTCAAGACTGCTTGAAAAAAGAATTTTCTGGAGCTAATTATGAAGCAATCCGGCCGATGTTATATGAATCATATGTTCGTGCAGTAGAGCAGGATGATGTTGAACGAGGGAGTGTGATGACCGGTCAGATTGCAGGGATGATTGACCGCATTCAGCCAGCAGCGACTATTATCGAAGCGTTAATGGCAAGCTACCATGAAGCGAAAGAGCGCATATAA
- a CDS encoding thiolase family protein encodes MTDNKAYIVAYGRSPIGKGKENGYFAHDKPEEIGRQVLAGVLQRVGGSFDPASIQDLIVGCSLPENMQGMNIARRLLLRAGLPATVPGMTLTRFCASGLEAIALAANQIKVGQASSVVAGGLEFMSTSGVSACELSANWQLETVGPSLSTSMGMTAENIAERYNISRAEQDQFGVSSHYKAARAQEERYFAREIIPVEATVVTYDENHYPTLDKHQIDTDEGVRPDTTIEAVSKLRPVFKQEGTVTAATSSQVSDGAGFVVVMSEEKLAEDGIDPIGVFLGYQVVGLDPDYMGMGPVEAVRAVLKQTGLALEDMDVIELNEAFAAQALAVIHELGLDPDRVNPNGGAIALGHPTGATGTILVAKVLSELERIGGRYGLITMCVGGGMGAAAIVEYVGSPKGGRAND; translated from the coding sequence ATGACCGATAATAAAGCTTATATTGTTGCTTACGGACGGTCGCCAATAGGTAAAGGCAAAGAAAATGGCTATTTTGCCCATGATAAACCTGAAGAGATAGGGAGACAAGTCTTAGCGGGTGTATTGCAACGAGTGGGAGGATCCTTCGACCCGGCATCGATACAAGATTTAATTGTAGGGTGTTCATTACCTGAAAATATGCAAGGAATGAATATAGCTCGACGTCTATTACTGAGAGCAGGCTTACCAGCAACTGTTCCGGGGATGACCCTTACTCGTTTTTGTGCCTCAGGATTGGAAGCTATCGCATTAGCTGCAAATCAGATTAAAGTTGGACAAGCCAGCAGTGTCGTTGCTGGGGGGCTCGAGTTTATGTCAACAAGTGGTGTTTCGGCGTGTGAACTGTCTGCGAACTGGCAACTTGAAACAGTCGGGCCATCCTTAAGTACTTCAATGGGCATGACAGCTGAAAATATAGCTGAGCGATATAACATCTCTCGTGCCGAGCAGGATCAGTTCGGTGTTTCTAGTCATTATAAAGCAGCAAGAGCACAGGAAGAAAGATACTTTGCGCGTGAAATTATTCCTGTTGAAGCAACAGTTGTAACTTATGATGAGAACCATTATCCCACCTTGGACAAACACCAGATAGATACCGATGAAGGAGTGCGACCAGACACCACAATAGAAGCTGTCAGCAAATTACGTCCAGTTTTCAAACAAGAGGGGACTGTGACTGCTGCGACAAGTTCACAAGTGAGTGATGGAGCCGGGTTTGTTGTCGTCATGTCAGAAGAAAAACTAGCCGAAGATGGGATTGACCCTATTGGCGTATTTCTGGGATATCAAGTTGTGGGACTGGATCCCGATTACATGGGAATGGGGCCTGTCGAGGCAGTAAGAGCTGTGTTGAAACAGACCGGTTTAGCTCTGGAAGATATGGATGTGATTGAATTGAATGAAGCTTTCGCAGCCCAAGCTCTAGCGGTAATCCATGAACTCGGATTAGATCCAGACCGGGTAAATCCTAATGGGGGAGCCATTGCTTTGGGTCATCCAACAGGTGCTACAGGAACGATTCTAGTGGCTAAAGTCTTATCTGAACTGGAGCGAATAGGTGGACGATATGGACTGATAACGATGTGTGTTGGTGGCGGAATGGGAGCTGCTGCTATTGTAGAGTACGTAGGTTCCCCAAAAGGAGGAAGGGCAAATGACTAA
- a CDS encoding 3-hydroxyacyl-CoA dehydrogenase/enoyl-CoA hydratase family protein, with protein sequence MTIQSVHILGAGQMGRDLASWCISRGLETTLVKMTDVTEGMIDKKTEQSIQADIQQKLQETDRIHHLRFISYPQFLEEAATCEWVIESVIEDLTIKQDVWAEVVDYVAAEAILSTNTSSLQVKEIATNLPKQVQERFSGVHFFTPLSQSKLVELIPLDQTTPSSINQLKQLVDKVLAKRFIVSRDVTGFVANRMGFYANYEAMCRGEARHWSIPKVDALTGAKLARVKMGPYRLTDLTGIDLSESALKAYRQNTFLAEFFPPRKQPHALLKAGYVGDKVGQGYYKKEQGQRWAFDFETGEYRQASFPTFPIFKKFKTGDWAHNLDIIFTEDSPEAHFMWESLRNVMYFATLNVGRAADDYRTIDQALIWGYNWTLGPFQIWDKLGFHRVKERLEVECGPLPDWIQTIQDGFYPEDKPLDSENSPLAIAKKILWHHDHQTRLSQTKQNSLVLELRTANHALNSAVLEDILAAVDELEHGHYKGLVIIGEGAHFSVGFDFSGFEMIKQDPHPSQKAKEISNLGYEVVKRLKFARKPIVAAVRGHVLGGGAEIALQSTRIVAAAQTYMGLPEVGVGLLPAGGGLAELADRIYQQDDSRFEKKQKLLAIFNTVAYGQVSKHAQHARELGFLRSEDIIVANERYLLQTALSMVQMLSQAGHISATNIRYQALGQDFKAVVSGLVKNWRIGGYVTDFEQELANRIADVLAGGELPLGVEIDYEYLLELEQSHYLELIEHDSTWERLHHMQVYKRPLRN encoded by the coding sequence ATGACAATTCAGTCGGTTCATATTTTAGGAGCAGGACAGATGGGACGTGACCTAGCTTCGTGGTGTATCAGTCGCGGGTTAGAGACAACGTTAGTTAAGATGACAGATGTTACAGAAGGAATGATTGATAAAAAGACCGAACAATCTATTCAAGCAGATATTCAGCAAAAATTACAAGAGACAGACCGAATTCATCATTTACGATTCATTTCGTATCCTCAGTTTTTGGAAGAAGCAGCTACGTGTGAATGGGTGATCGAGTCAGTCATAGAGGATTTGACCATCAAACAAGATGTTTGGGCAGAGGTAGTTGATTATGTTGCTGCAGAAGCTATATTAAGTACGAATACGTCTTCGCTTCAAGTGAAAGAGATTGCCACAAATTTACCGAAGCAAGTGCAGGAACGGTTCAGTGGCGTGCATTTTTTTACACCATTAAGCCAGAGTAAGTTAGTTGAACTGATTCCGTTAGATCAGACAACTCCCTCATCTATCAATCAACTTAAACAGTTAGTGGATAAAGTTTTAGCCAAACGATTTATTGTGAGTCGGGATGTGACGGGATTTGTCGCCAATCGAATGGGATTTTATGCGAATTATGAAGCCATGTGTCGAGGAGAAGCACGTCATTGGTCAATACCCAAAGTCGATGCATTAACCGGAGCAAAATTGGCGCGGGTAAAAATGGGACCGTATCGTCTCACCGATTTAACCGGAATTGATTTATCAGAAAGTGCCTTAAAAGCATATCGCCAAAATACATTTTTGGCTGAATTTTTTCCGCCACGAAAGCAACCTCATGCTTTATTAAAAGCAGGCTATGTGGGAGATAAAGTCGGACAAGGTTATTATAAAAAAGAGCAAGGACAACGCTGGGCCTTTGATTTTGAAACGGGAGAATATCGCCAGGCCAGTTTTCCTACATTTCCTATCTTTAAGAAATTTAAGACTGGCGATTGGGCACATAATTTAGATATTATTTTTACAGAAGACAGCCCTGAAGCGCACTTTATGTGGGAATCATTGCGTAATGTGATGTACTTCGCAACCTTGAATGTTGGGCGAGCAGCTGATGACTATCGGACTATCGATCAAGCACTCATATGGGGGTATAATTGGACATTAGGACCATTCCAAATTTGGGATAAGTTAGGCTTCCATCGTGTGAAGGAACGACTTGAAGTCGAATGTGGCCCGTTACCGGACTGGATTCAGACTATCCAAGACGGGTTCTATCCAGAAGACAAGCCATTAGATTCAGAAAATTCGCCGCTAGCCATAGCTAAAAAAATATTATGGCATCATGATCACCAAACGCGCCTCAGCCAAACCAAACAAAATAGTTTAGTCCTAGAGTTACGAACAGCTAATCATGCCTTAAATTCAGCTGTTCTAGAAGATATCTTGGCAGCAGTGGATGAACTAGAACATGGTCATTATAAGGGACTTGTCATCATTGGTGAAGGAGCACATTTTTCAGTTGGATTTGATTTTAGTGGCTTTGAGATGATCAAGCAGGATCCCCATCCCTCACAAAAAGCAAAAGAAATTTCGAACTTAGGCTATGAAGTTGTCAAGCGATTGAAGTTTGCACGTAAACCAATTGTCGCTGCTGTTAGAGGTCATGTGCTGGGCGGAGGAGCAGAAATAGCGCTACAGTCCACGCGAATTGTTGCGGCTGCTCAAACTTACATGGGACTTCCCGAAGTAGGAGTGGGGCTCTTACCAGCTGGAGGCGGATTAGCTGAATTAGCAGATCGTATTTACCAACAGGACGATTCTCGGTTCGAGAAAAAGCAAAAACTACTTGCTATCTTTAATACAGTTGCTTATGGTCAAGTATCGAAACATGCCCAACATGCCCGAGAATTAGGATTCTTACGATCGGAAGATATCATTGTCGCTAATGAGCGTTACTTATTGCAGACGGCGTTATCTATGGTTCAGATGCTTAGCCAAGCTGGTCATATCTCTGCGACAAACATCCGTTATCAAGCATTAGGCCAAGATTTCAAGGCAGTTGTTTCCGGTCTAGTAAAAAATTGGCGCATAGGTGGATATGTGACTGATTTTGAACAAGAGTTGGCTAATCGTATAGCTGATGTATTAGCTGGAGGGGAGTTACCGTTAGGCGTGGAGATAGATTATGAGTATCTCCTCGAATTAGAGCAATCACATTATTTGGAACTCATTGAACATGACTCAACATGGGAGAGACTTCACCATATGCAAGTTTACAAACGACCACTTAGGAATTAA